The following proteins are encoded in a genomic region of Ananas comosus cultivar F153 linkage group 25, ASM154086v1, whole genome shotgun sequence:
- the LOC109728952 gene encoding uncharacterized protein LOC109728952 isoform X4 has protein sequence MIWRLTPLYEQDVNRVVESYDELAKENDDLRAHPQDNLHLTARASEVESLQKDKEIVLVTLHKAEEEVVVLFEENRFLNEENKTLLLLLGKRKASLRDNSPTGGATDFSYASSSRESLCHRNLQCCTSETDLNLKESCYGSTGVVVPSGNV, from the exons ATGATATGGAGACTCACTCCGCTGTACGAGCAGGATGTTAACAGGGTCGTGGAGTCGTATGATGAATTGGCGAAGGAGAACGACGATCTTCGAGCGCATCCGCAGGATAACTTGCAT CTGACGGCGCGAGCTTCTGAAGTAGAATCCTTGCAGAAGGACAAGGAAATTGTGCTGGTTACTCTCCACAAAGCGGAAGAGGAG GTGGTGGTTCTGTTTGAAGAAAACAGATTTCTGAATGAAGAGAACAAGACATTGCTGCTGCTTTTG GGAAAACGTAAAGCAAGCCTCAGGGACAACAGTCCAACCGGTGGGGCGACTGATTTTTCCTATGCAAGTTCCTCAAGAGAGAGCCTTTGTCATCGAAATCTACAATGCTGCACAAGTGAAACG GATTTAAACTTGAAAGAGTCCTGCTACGGGTCTACAGGAGTGGTGGTGCCCTCAGGAAATGTTTGA
- the LOC109728952 gene encoding uncharacterized protein LOC109728952 isoform X1, with translation MIWRLTPLYEQDVNRVVESYDELAKENDDLRAHPQDNLHLTARASEVESLQKDKEIVLVTLHKAEEEVVVLFEENRFLNEENKTLLLLLESKRLLRSSDSKNSSSASVKGKRKASLRDNSPTGGATDFSYASSSRESLCHRNLQCCTSETDLNLKESCYGSTGVVVPSGNV, from the exons ATGATATGGAGACTCACTCCGCTGTACGAGCAGGATGTTAACAGGGTCGTGGAGTCGTATGATGAATTGGCGAAGGAGAACGACGATCTTCGAGCGCATCCGCAGGATAACTTGCAT CTGACGGCGCGAGCTTCTGAAGTAGAATCCTTGCAGAAGGACAAGGAAATTGTGCTGGTTACTCTCCACAAAGCGGAAGAGGAG GTGGTGGTTCTGTTTGAAGAAAACAGATTTCTGAATGAAGAGAACAAGACATTGCTGCTGCTTTTGGAAAGTAAGAGGCTTCTCAGATCGTCTGACAGCAAAAACTCTAGTAGTGCCTCAGTTAAA GGAAAACGTAAAGCAAGCCTCAGGGACAACAGTCCAACCGGTGGGGCGACTGATTTTTCCTATGCAAGTTCCTCAAGAGAGAGCCTTTGTCATCGAAATCTACAATGCTGCACAAGTGAAACG GATTTAAACTTGAAAGAGTCCTGCTACGGGTCTACAGGAGTGGTGGTGCCCTCAGGAAATGTTTGA
- the LOC109703622 gene encoding probable adenylate kinase 6, chloroplastic, with amino-acid sequence MAILNRLMRGRAAASAAAAAAAARRFAAAASSEVGAAFAASVGREGETAERRTKRDPRSWNVQWVFLGCPGVGKGTYASRLSHLLGVPHIATGDLVREELASSGPLAKELAEIVNQGKLVSDEIIISLLSKRLEDGEAKGESGFILDGFPRTIRQAEILEGVTDIDLVINLKLREDVLLTKCLGRRICSQCGGNFNVASIDIKGENGTPGIYMAPLLPPPQCASKLITRSDDTEKVVKERLRVYHDLSEPVEEFYGRRGKLLEFELPGGIPESWPKLLQALNLEDPDDKQSAAA; translated from the exons ATGGCGATCCTAAACCGCTTGATGCGAGGCCGGGCCGCCGCctctgcggcggcggctgcggcggcggcgcggaggtttgcggcggcggcgtcgtccgAGGTAGGCGCCGCGTTCGCGGCGAGCGTGGGGCGCGAGGGAGAGACAGCGGAGAGGAGGACGAAGAGGGATCCGAGGAGCTGGAACGTGCAGTGGGTGTTCCTGGGGTGCCCCGGCGTGGGGAAGGGAACCTACGCGAGCCGCCTCTCCCACCTCCTCGGCGTCCCCCACATCGCCACGGGTGACCTCGTCCGTGAAGAGCTCGCCTCGTCCGGACCCCTCGCCAAAGAG CTGGCAGAGATTGTGAATCAAGGCAAGTTGGTATCAGATGAGATCATCATTAGCTTATTGTCGAAGCGCCTTGAAGACGGAGAAGCTAAGGGTGAATCAGGATTCATTCTTGATGGATTTCCACGAACGATAAGACAAGCG GAAATACTGGAGGGAGTGACTGACATCGATCTGGTGATCAACCTTAAGCTTCGAGAAGATGTGCTGCTCACAAAGTGCCTGGGGAGAAGGATTTGCAGTCAGTGTGGAGGGAACTTCAATGTGGCCTCCATTGACATCAAGGGCGAGAATGGGACGCCAGGCATATACATGGCTCCGCTTCTACCTCCTCCACAATGTGCGTCGAAGCTCATTACTCGATCAGATGACACCGAAAAAGTGGTGAAGGAACGATTACGCGTGTATCACGATTTG AGCGAGCCAGTAGAGGAGTTCTACGGCAGACGAGGGAAACTCTTGGAGTTTGAGTTACCCGGGGGCATCCCGGAGTCTTGGCCGAAGCTGTTGCAAGCATTGAATCTGGAAGACCCAGATGATAAGCAATCCGCAGCTGCTTAA
- the LOC109728952 gene encoding uncharacterized protein LOC109728952 isoform X5: MIWRLTPLYEQDVNRVVESYDELAKENDDLRAHPQDNLHLTARASEVESLQKDKEIVLVTLHKAEEEVVVLFEENRFLNEENKTLLLLLESKRLLRSSDSKNSSSASVKHCRSSTYAGKT, encoded by the exons ATGATATGGAGACTCACTCCGCTGTACGAGCAGGATGTTAACAGGGTCGTGGAGTCGTATGATGAATTGGCGAAGGAGAACGACGATCTTCGAGCGCATCCGCAGGATAACTTGCAT CTGACGGCGCGAGCTTCTGAAGTAGAATCCTTGCAGAAGGACAAGGAAATTGTGCTGGTTACTCTCCACAAAGCGGAAGAGGAG GTGGTGGTTCTGTTTGAAGAAAACAGATTTCTGAATGAAGAGAACAAGACATTGCTGCTGCTTTTGGAAAGTAAGAGGCTTCTCAGATCGTCTGACAGCAAAAACTCTAGTAGTGCCTCAGTTAAA CATTGTCGTTCGTCGACGTACGCAGGGAAAACGTAA
- the LOC109728952 gene encoding uncharacterized protein LOC109728952 isoform X2: MLTGSWSRMMNWRRRTTIFERIRRITCIRRQILQLTARASEVESLQKDKEIVLVTLHKAEEEVVVLFEENRFLNEENKTLLLLLESKRLLRSSDSKNSSSASVKGKRKASLRDNSPTGGATDFSYASSSRESLCHRNLQCCTSETDLNLKESCYGSTGVVVPSGNV; the protein is encoded by the exons ATGTTAACAGGGTCGTGGAGTCGTATGATGAATTGGCGAAGGAGAACGACGATCTTCGAGCGCATCCGCAGGATAACTTGCAT TCGCCGACAAATATTGCAGCTGACGGCGCGAGCTTCTGAAGTAGAATCCTTGCAGAAGGACAAGGAAATTGTGCTGGTTACTCTCCACAAAGCGGAAGAGGAG GTGGTGGTTCTGTTTGAAGAAAACAGATTTCTGAATGAAGAGAACAAGACATTGCTGCTGCTTTTGGAAAGTAAGAGGCTTCTCAGATCGTCTGACAGCAAAAACTCTAGTAGTGCCTCAGTTAAA GGAAAACGTAAAGCAAGCCTCAGGGACAACAGTCCAACCGGTGGGGCGACTGATTTTTCCTATGCAAGTTCCTCAAGAGAGAGCCTTTGTCATCGAAATCTACAATGCTGCACAAGTGAAACG GATTTAAACTTGAAAGAGTCCTGCTACGGGTCTACAGGAGTGGTGGTGCCCTCAGGAAATGTTTGA
- the LOC109728952 gene encoding uncharacterized protein LOC109728952 isoform X6 — MIWRLTPLYEQDVNRVVESYDELAKENDDLRAHPQDNLHLTARASEVESLQKDKEIVLVTLHKAEEEVVVLFEENRFLNEENKTLLLLLHCRSSTYAGKT, encoded by the exons ATGATATGGAGACTCACTCCGCTGTACGAGCAGGATGTTAACAGGGTCGTGGAGTCGTATGATGAATTGGCGAAGGAGAACGACGATCTTCGAGCGCATCCGCAGGATAACTTGCAT CTGACGGCGCGAGCTTCTGAAGTAGAATCCTTGCAGAAGGACAAGGAAATTGTGCTGGTTACTCTCCACAAAGCGGAAGAGGAG GTGGTGGTTCTGTTTGAAGAAAACAGATTTCTGAATGAAGAGAACAAGACATTGCTGCTGCTTTTG CATTGTCGTTCGTCGACGTACGCAGGGAAAACGTAA
- the LOC109728952 gene encoding uncharacterized protein LOC109728952 isoform X3, with translation MIWRLTPLYEQDVNRVVESYDELAKENDDLRAHPQDNLHLTARASEVESLQKDKEIVLVTLHKAEEEVVVLFEENRFLNEENKTLLLLLESKRLLRSSDSKNSSSASVKGKRKASLRDNSPTGGATDFSYASSSRESLCHRNLQCCTSETEWWCPQEMFDVQACMI, from the exons ATGATATGGAGACTCACTCCGCTGTACGAGCAGGATGTTAACAGGGTCGTGGAGTCGTATGATGAATTGGCGAAGGAGAACGACGATCTTCGAGCGCATCCGCAGGATAACTTGCAT CTGACGGCGCGAGCTTCTGAAGTAGAATCCTTGCAGAAGGACAAGGAAATTGTGCTGGTTACTCTCCACAAAGCGGAAGAGGAG GTGGTGGTTCTGTTTGAAGAAAACAGATTTCTGAATGAAGAGAACAAGACATTGCTGCTGCTTTTGGAAAGTAAGAGGCTTCTCAGATCGTCTGACAGCAAAAACTCTAGTAGTGCCTCAGTTAAA GGAAAACGTAAAGCAAGCCTCAGGGACAACAGTCCAACCGGTGGGGCGACTGATTTTTCCTATGCAAGTTCCTCAAGAGAGAGCCTTTGTCATCGAAATCTACAATGCTGCACAAGTGAAACG GAGTGGTGGTGCCCTCAGGAAATGTTTGATGTGCAGGCATGCATGATTTAA